Proteins from one Telopea speciosissima isolate NSW1024214 ecotype Mountain lineage chromosome 1, Tspe_v1, whole genome shotgun sequence genomic window:
- the LOC122649068 gene encoding uncharacterized protein LOC122649068, translated as MAENQTDDDDDEGFGDFKFVSPSFSQSMSVYQDNRVEDEWGDFMDNFSPKQDFFGNQPPLSITQTLNPANPSQTSRSFDLFGDFSDHSTKTTDSKLNHVESERNSASSDAKKGWEKPQGAIPLSIFGEEEEDPDSNNPSFNDTADPFPAKQLSSPVKNEVKFGQGLLLSDLIVNLYSQADQIKIENGSHSNLVDGDENFDDDGWQFKDAISQDKVGDRDSTVEVEVTSGLSGIPVETTAGTTDQQFQVNSKQSENFEGTLHKSGLSNGGLDSGDIFTTSDWLSHLSTGLDNDLGFVTGITTQNGSIFSQAKQNMTENGSNSKSGDANIGADDNFWDFKDGFSEVTSGLSGIPVETATGRTTDQQLQVGIVPFPYGPYQRDLSYVASRFRIISNLEIEDLYTVNGKQSENLVGTHKSSHSNGGLDSGDIFTTSDWFSHKSARLDNGHDFVTGMTTQNGSISVSFSQAKQNTTENGSNSKSGDGNIDADDNFWDFKDEFSEVTSGLSGIPGETATGRTTDQQLQVGIVPFLYGPYHRNLSYVVSRFRVTSNLEIEDLYTVNGKKSENLDGTLHKSSHSNDGLDSGDIFTTSDWLSHKSAGLDNGLGFVTSMATQNGSISVSFSQAKQNTTENGSNSKSGDGNIDADDNLWDFKDGFSDSEDVNCSSKNKGNAKGLGDHQESFSPSFFGNGKLNADDSLSGEDSG; from the exons ATGGCGGAAAACCAAACGGACGACGATGACGATGAGGGGTTCGGAGACTTCAAGTTCGTATCGCCGTCTTTTAGTCAATCTATGTCTGTCTACCAGGACAATAGAGTTGAAGACGAATGGGGAGATTTCATGGACAATTTCTCTCCGAAGCAAGATTTTTTTGGAAACCAACCACCCCTAAGCATCACTCAAACTCTGAATCCTGCTAATCCATCTCAAACCTCGCGAAGTTTCGATCTTTTTGGTGATTTCTCGGATCATTCGACAAAAACCACAGACTCAAAGCTGAATCACGTCGAATCTGAGAGGAATTCTGCTTCCTCGGATGCTAAGAAAGGGTGGGAGAAGCCTCAAGGTGCTATACCTCTTTCCATTTTTGGTGAGGAAGAGGAAGATCCCGATTCGAACAATCCGTCTTTCAATGATACTGCTGACCCTTTCCCTGCTAAACAATTGTCGTCTCCTGTGAAAAATGAAGTAAAATTTGGGCAGGGTCTCCTTCTCAGTGATCTTATCGTGAATCTGTACAGCCAGGCAGATCAGATCAAGATTGAAAATGGGTCGCATTCGAATTTGGTTGATGGAGATGAGAATTTTGATGACGACGGCTGGCAATTTAAGGACGCAATCTCTCAAGATAAAGTCGGAGATAGAGATTCAACTGTCGAG GTAGAGGTGACATCTGGTCTATCAGGAATTCCAGTTGAAACAACAGCAGGGACAACTGACCAACAATTTCAG GTCAATAGTAAACAGTCTGAAAATTTTGAGGGAACATTACATAAATCGGGCCTTAGCAATGGTGGCCTAGATTCGGGAGATATCTTTACGACATCAGATTGGCTTTCTCATTTATCTACTGGACTGGACAATGATCTTGGTTTTGTCACTGGTATAACTACTCAAAATGGTTCTATCTTCAGTCAAGCCAAGCAGAATATGACTGAAAATGGATCGAATTCTAAATCAGGTGATGCAAATATAGGTGCTGATGATAATTTCTGGGATTTTAAGGATGGGTTCTCAGAGGTGACATCTGGTCTATCAGGAATTCCAGTGGAAACAGCAACAGGGAGAACAACTGACCAACAATTACAGGTGGGCATTGTTCCATTTCCGTATGGACCGTATCAGAGGGATTTATCATATGTTGCATCTAGATTTAGAATTATTAGTAATTTAGAGATAGAAGATCTATATACA GTCAATGGTAAACAGTCTGAAAATTTAGTAGGAACGCATAAATCAAGCCATAGCAATGGTGGCCTAGATTCTGGAGATATCTTTACAACATCAGATTGGTTTTCTCATAAATCTGCAAGACTTGACAATGGTCATGATTTTGTCACTGGTATGACTACTCAAAATGGTTCTATATCGGTATCGTTCAGTCAAGCCAAGCAGAATACGACTGAAAATGGATCGAATTCTAAATCAGGTGATGGAAATATAGATGCTGATGATAATTTCTGGgattttaaggatgagttctcaGAGGTGACATCTGGTCTATCAGGAATTCCAGGGGAAACAGCAACAGGGAGAACAACTGACCAACAATTACAGGTGGGCATTGTTCCATTTCTGTATGGACCATATCATAGGAATTTATCTTATGTTGTATCTAGATTTAGAGTTACTAGTAATTTAGAGATAGAAGACCTATATACA GTCAATGGTAAAAAGTCTGAAAATTTAGACGGAACATTACATAAATCAAGCCATAGCAATGATGGCCTAGATTCTGGAGATATCTTTACGACATCAGATTGGCTTTCTCATAAATCTGCAGGACTGGACAATGGTCTTGGTTTTGTCACTAGTATGGCTACTCAAAATGGTTCTATATCGGTATCGTTCAGTCAAGCCAAGCAGAATACGACTGAAAATGGATCAAATTCTAAATCAGGCGATGGAAATATAGATGCTGATGATAATTTGTGGGATTTTAAGGATGGGTTCTCAGATTCTGAAGATGTAAATTGCTCTTCAAAGAATAAG GGAAATGCAAAAGGGCTCGGGGATCATCAGGAATCATTTTCACCATCATTTTTTGGCAACGGGAAACTGAATGCTGATGATTCCTTGTCTGGTGAAGAT TCAGGCTGA